The stretch of DNA CTATAAAGTGTTTGCTTACAATTTCTTTCTTTACAAACACTGGAGTTCAACAAGCTGATGGGTTTTCTGATGGGGacaaagctcatgaggcatttacagttgaagtcagaagtttacatacacttaggttggagtcattaaaactcgtttttcaaccactccacaaatttcttgttaacaaaatatagtttttggcaagtcggtaaggatatctactttgtgcaagattatttcacttataattcactgtatcacaattccagtggatcagaagtttacatacactaagttgactgtgcatttaaacagcttggaacattccagaaaatgatgtcatggctttagaagcttctgataggctaattgacaacatttgagtaaattggtggtgtacctgtggatgtatttcaaagcctaccttcaaacgccgtgcctctttgcttgatatcatgggaaaatcataagaaatcagccaagacttcagcaaaaaaattgtagacctctacaagtctggttcatcctttggagcaatttccaaatgcctgaaggtaccacattcatctctacaaacaatagtgcaaatcaatcccagaacaacagcaacgtaccttgtgaagatgctagacgAAAccgttacaaaagtatctatatccacagtaaaacgagtcctatatcgacataacatgaaaggccgctcagcaaggaagaagccactgctccaaaaccgccataaaaaaagcctgaaaattgtttgcaactgcacatggagacaaagatcatactttttggagaaatgccctctgatctgatgaaacaaaaatagaactgtttggccataatgaccagtgttatgtttggaggaaaaagggggaggcttgcaagccgacgaacaccatccaaaccgtgaagcacgggggtggcagcatcatgttgtgggggtgctttgctgcaggagagactggtgcacttcacaaaatagatggcatcatgaagcaggaaaatgatgtggatattttgaagcaacatctcaagacatcagtcagcaagttaaagcatggtcgcaaatgggtcttccaaatggacaatgacccccaagcatacttccaaagttgtagcaaaatggcttaaggacaacgaagtcaaggttttggagtggccatcacaaagccctgacctcaatcctatagaaaatgtgtgggcagaactgaaaaagggtgtgcgagcaaggaggcctacaaacctgactcaatgaCAGtgcatttttattaggattaaatctcaggaattgtgaaagactgagtttaaatgtatttggctaagctttatgtaatcttctgacttcaactgtttaagttatattcttcaagaatcaatggctgcaaatcattaatgtataagtccaaaaatggatgtagcaactgctctTTGCCAAAGATAAGTACCATCTCACCAATTCCCCTGTATTCATTATTTGTCTTCCAGTTCTGTCCAAACCTGTCCAAGTGACAGTCCATGACAGCAGCtcctgtagtgtgttgtgttctgtGGAGAACGGGAGAGAGGTGACCTTGTCCTGGTACCGAGGAGAGGAGAAACTCAACCAGACGagcagccctgacctcaacaccaccctctctctacctctcaaggTGGATGTACAGACCAGAGACTCTTACAGATGTGAGGCTGCCAACCCAGTCAGCAAGGAGACAGCTGTTGTTCCAAATCCCTGTATAGAGAGTGATCCCTCCAAGGTGGCAGGTAAAAACATGTACAGTAGCAATGTTAAATTGCTGATATCCAGACAATACCAACTTCTATATGAAACAATAAGTATGGTAGAGCTCATTTTTTGAATCCCAATGTTTAAATTAAAATATTGTTTGCTCTCTTTTTACTTTAGATGGTGATGAGATGACTCGAGGTTCTCTTATTATTGCTGTAATCTGCGTTTTGGTTGCTTCAGGACTTGTTGGACTTGCAATCTATCTTAAGAAGAGGAGAAACGGACACTCACATACAGGTATTAATCTTATAGGTGGGTGAGGTCATTCTCCTTGTGCACAACCTTTTTTAATTATCAAGGATCGTGTTTTGGAATAGGTAGGAAATGTTTGCCTGAACAACGGATGCAGGTCAAATGAAGTGGCGTATCTTCCACACTTACTCTGCTTGGTCAGACAGTTGCATTATTTCAGACCACTTCTCTAAATGTTGAAAATGCAGAAGGCACATATACACAAGCAGACTCTGACAATATTTATAGCTTCTCTGGTGCAAAAAAGAGTCCTTAGTGTTTGTAGAACCTGTCTTGGGGGTGAGCATTTGTGCATATCTGTCAGTTACTCCCACCCACACTGTATATTTAATTTCCTTTATTTGCCTTTATAGATTCACCCGAAAGAGAGCAAGATGACATTCACTATGCAGAGAGAACCCACATTAAATCAACAGATAACCAGGTTAGTAATAATACTACAGGCTGATTAACATAGGAGATGTAATACAGCAGCTTTAGCAGCCCTCATGTCTACATTTAcatcattacatttaagtcatttagcagacgctcttatccagagcgacttacaaattggtgcattcaccttatgatatccagtggaacaaccactttacaatagtgcatctaactcttttatggggggggggttagaaggattactttatcctatcctaggtattccttaaagaggtggggtttcaggtgattgactccgctgacctggcgtcgtgagggagtttgttccaccattggggtgccagagcagcgaacagttttgactgggctgagcgggaactgtacttcctcagaggtagggaggcgagcaggccagaggtggatgaacgcagtgcccttgtttgggtgtagggcctgatcagagcctgaaggtacgaaggtgccgttcccctcacagctccgtaggcaagcaccatggtcttgtagcggtcTACAACTGTAGGCTTTAGCTCTGTGCCAGTGGGTTAATGTGGTCTTGAGTTGCACAGACCACTTGAGTTTGATAACCGGCCTGATGTCACTGCAACCAGTTTTGCCCATATGAAATGTTTGGGTTGCACAATGAGAAGCCACACTTCAtattgtacatacagtaccagtcaaacgtttagacacacctacccattcaaccggcctcacaactgcagaccacatgtaaccatacCAGCCAGGACCACCACatcaggcttcttcacctgcaggtcatctgggaggggtgggagggttgggcctggctcccaagtgggtggacctATGCCCTCCCTGGCCTACCCATTGCTGCGCCCTTGCCCAGTCATGAGAAATCCATAGATTGGAGCCTATTGAATTAATTTAAATTATTGATgtccttatataaactgtaattcagtaaaatctttgaaattgttgcatgttgcattcatattATTGTTCAGTATAGTAATGCCTTTGATTTACCTGTTTCTTTAATAGTATTTGTCAAGTCAGTGGACTTTTAAGCTTGGCTTCTTGGTTCCTCCCACTAGATTTAGGAATGGTTCTAGATGTGTTGACTGTTGAGGTACATACAGCAGAACAATGAGAATAGACAAGAGAGCATCAGACCTGTCTTGTTTCCTTCCTCtggtacaaagtatctaataacaAAACACATTATAATTTTTCTTtaactttctttcttttcttcccCCCGTCTCTGCCCCTCTGTCCTTGTTCCTCTCAAtccttccctccctacctctttccctctccctgtctAGGAGGAGCGAAGAGGTATACCAGAACTGGATCTGCTTAGAGACAACCCTAACCTGACATTAGTTTATTATACACTCCCGTTACATCACATCGCTGCCAGCGAGGATGTTAACACagcatgaaggagagagagaaccgcAAGTTACTCAGAGGATGACATGATAATTCACATTCAATAGAAGGCGTTAAATCTTACAGTGGATGTTGAGACAAAATTATAGTAAATATTCATCTGGAAAACTTAATGGAGGCACAGTTGTTACTGGAGGAAATTCCCATTTAACGATTGTGCTGTTATCATTTCAAACTTCCTCTGTTGGTCATTCTCACAGTCTCTTGTTGAATTGGGGCCTCAATGAGATTCACTGATACAGACAAATTCAATAACTATGCCTAGGGTTATTAGTAGGATGATCCCTCTTTTCAAGTGCCCATTGTCCAAATGTATAGGTTAAAACAAATGGAACCTCTTTTAATACAATTAATTAGTGTACTTACTATACTACTGCTGTGCCAAAGCTTCTTTTCAGTATTGTCTGTTCTGTTGTTTAAATGTAGGTGCCGCCCCTGTATATTTCTTTATAACTGGTCATTATTTAGCTTGCCAGTGGATAGTAGCTGTGAACATAAAAAGCAGATGTTTGGTGAGATAAAGCCACCTACTCCTCAGCACAATGGCTACTAGTGTAATgcctttcgttggtggaaggaccaaaatgcagcgtggtacgtatccataatatcatttaatcgagaatgaatacaaaatacaaaagaacaagagaataaatgaaaatCGAACTGGTACCGATTGGTACTAACACatgaaacaatcacccacaaaacacaatagaaaacaggctacctaaatatggctcccaatcagagacaacgactgacacctgcctctggttgagaaccatactaggccaaacacatagaaatagaacatacagaacaaaacatagaatgcccaccccaactcacgccctgaccaaactaaaataaagacataaaaacggaactaaggtcagaacgtgacaattagGCTACGTTGGAAACCACCAAATTCTGTTGAAACATTTCTGAGTGGTAGATCTTGATTTGCTTTTTGACTCAAAAAGTGATCTTTGGTGACATTTTACTCTTATTGCTTTTCCCAAAATGCAGACGTGATTAAGTGTAGTTCAGATCTTGCTTTGACAATAACTGTGTTCATGCAGTTTGAATGTACGGTTacaatgttttgtgtggaccccaggaagagttttGTGCTCTGAGCCAGTGTACACCAATTTGTACTCTGAGtcagtgtactgtatattgtAAGTGTAACTTAAATCATGTGTCAGCAAAATGTTCTCTAACCGTTCTATGCTTTTACATTTGGACTGTGGTCATGCATTATTGTGCCAATTTATGTTTTATATAAAAACATGTCTTGTAAATTATTCCATGCCAAATATAATTTTAATCACATTTGGTCAGAAAACATGAGTGCCTCATTTATCATtctgtgtatgtatgtgatgTATTTTTCTACAATTTTCAGATTGTGCAATATAGTGACTCCAGtgttttgtttacattttaactTCCTGATTCCTGATCTTTAGCATTATGGTCAGTGTGAAGAACTGTCTTTGGCTCCTCCTAAAACAGATGTTTCTGCAGCTCACACTGACAACCCCTCTTTCGGTGCACAGTTGTCAGGGTGTTGAACTTTTTCACCAGAAACCAGCATATATGTATAACTAAgtgtataaaaaaaatactttccCACAATCTCTTTCACCTG from Salvelinus fontinalis isolate EN_2023a chromosome 5, ASM2944872v1, whole genome shotgun sequence encodes:
- the LOC129855876 gene encoding uncharacterized protein LOC129855876, which gives rise to MLFSQRNKLKVTLLHLFVLCSAQHSAQHSAQHSAQHSAQHSAQHSAQHSAQHSAQHSAQHSAQHSAQHSAQHSAQHSAQHSAQHSAQPETRQVKGIVGKSLSFPVVVLKSGSLLYGDLGSIAHVYPGKQSNTNLVKRFKNRLHWNNVTGSFTLSDLQIDDSGVYTVENTDGDEEKTTHIFQLTVYFLSKPVQVTVHDSSSCSVLCSVENGREVTLSWYRGEEKLNQTSSPDLNTTLSLPLKVDVQTRDSYRCEAANPVSKETAVVPNPCIESDPSKVADGDEMTRGSLIIAVICVLVASGLVGLAIYLKKRRNGHSHTDSPEREQDDIHYAERTHIKSTDNQEERRGIPELDLLRDNPNLTLVYYTLPLHHIAASEDVNTA